In the Triticum aestivum cultivar Chinese Spring chromosome 2B, IWGSC CS RefSeq v2.1, whole genome shotgun sequence genome, CAGTGCGACCTGGCCTTGGTCTATATAAATATGTAGCCCCGCCGCAACAACGGAGCCCCTTACTCGCAGAAACCCTAGCAGATCGGTcgagccctccgccgccgccccgccttcagctctctccttccttctccgaTCCAAGTAACGTCTCGTTCATTCCCTTGCGCTTCTGTACTTCCGTCCGTCGATATGATCTTACTGCAATGCAAATCTGATAGTTGCTAGTGTTGTTCGTATGCCGCACTACGTTAGATGTTGATGAAATGGGACTTTAGTTCGGCCATGTGCTAAGAAGTCACGGTTGTTCTTGTTGCGGACAGGTTTTTAGGTGTACCTTGTCACGAGGCTCTGGTTTCAGTAAAACATCTTGGTATAGTTGCTGCAAGTTAGCTATTCGGTTTCGTAGATCCAAAAATGAATGAACGCGATGCTAAGATTTCACTGCCATAGAAATATTTTCTACGTGGTTCTTACTGGAATGTAGATAGCTTTCATTGTCCTCGTGAAAGTAATTTATCTTTTATTATTGTAGCACATAAATGCCCTTATTTGTCTTGATTTGAAAGAGAAGCTAATGAGATTTGATGTAGATTATAGTTCGTATTCAGAACTGATGCTTTGTTAATTATGCTCTGAGTTGATTGCGACTTTTGTTTTCTGTCAGATATTCCAAGTATTTACAGTTATTTAGTTGACCGTAATGTTGAGGTCACACTGGCTTATTTTGTTCCTTCGCTATTTGACCAGGATGAAGTTCATTGCTGCCTATCTGCTTGCTTACCTCTCTGGCAACGCCAGCCCCTCTGCAGAGGACCTGACATCCATTCTTGAGTCTGGTAATGTTGTCTTACTGGGTGCCCTACATTAGTTTTGGTCCTGCTGTTTTCTTCTACTGACAAAGACATCTTTGGATCCTACAGTTGATGTTACCATGTTACCGGTTATTATTATCATTATGTGTTTAGCAATAGTTACCTACACTTGAAATGTGGCTTGCCAATGAAAACAACCTTTATGCCTTAAGTTCTACTGATATAATGTAGAATATGCTTAGCTTTGACACAAGGGAGATTGTATGTTTATTAAAGGTCACTTGTATGTAATGTGTTGTCCTTTGTTTTCTATTGTTAGCTTCTAATCTTACCTTTATGCTATGTTGCAGTTGGTTGTGAAATCGACAATGAGAAGATGGAACTCATGCTGTCCCAAGTGAAGGGCAAGGACATCACCGAGCTCTTGGCTGCTGGTAGGGAGAAGTTTGCTGCGGTTCcatctggtggtggtggtgtggctGTTTCAGCTGCTGCCCCTGCTGCTGGAGGTGCTGCTGCCCCTGCAGCTGAGTCAAAGAAAGAAGAGAAGGTCGTGGAGAAGGAAGAGAGTGATGATGTAAGATCACCATTCCCACCTTTCCCCTTGTTGGGACCTTCTATCATCTCTATATTAACTGGCCTTGCAGCTCATGAACTTGGACATGTTCATTTTTTGATGTGTTTTCATTCATATTTTATGATAATGTTCTAACTGTTTGTGTGCGCGCTTCAACTTGCAGGACATGGGCTTCAGTCTGTTCGACTAAGTTGTGGGGCACCTTGTGTCTGAAGTATCTATCCTTGGCCAGGAAACTAGAGTCAATGATGTTTTAGCCTTTATTTAGCTGAGTTGTGAAACACTGGCAAGACAATGTTTTGATATGTAATTCAGCCCCTGGTTGCTGGTTGATTTACTGGTGAACCATACCTTTGCTATCCAATTTTGGTCCTTTAACAATGCGTTGTTTTGATGTTCTGCCTGTTCCATGTATCCTTAAATCGCTGTCCCATTTTTCTGCTAGTGTTTTGGTGAACCTAATACAGAATTCTTTGTAAATTGGCACATCGTTGAGTGGGAAGTGCCATGGTTGTTACAGCGCAGCAAATCTCATTCCGACTAGTACATGATCCCGATTTGGTTTTTTGATTGTAGGAGGCTCCTTCCCTTGTCTCACTGAGTAGGGCTGGTGATTTGGTTACTGAGGTAGTGAGTTGTTTGATTGTAGGAAGCTCCTTCCCTTGCCGTGGTCGCAGATAAGCTGCCACACAAAATATGTCATGAGTCATGACGTGCACCTTGATATTCGTGCGTCCGTCAGTCTTAATTTCGTGCGGGAGTCATCGCACGAGTGCTATGCTCGCGTGCGGGAGTCATTATCGGTTGGGGTTTTACACGATGTTTTTAAGCTGTCAAATTGTGTTTGGGCTAAGGGGATGTTGGAGCCCCACCAACCTGAAAATCAGGGTACATGTTTAAATCAGGAGGACTCCGCACGTCTGTATAAACAGGGGTACATGTTTAGTTGGTTAGTTAGGAGCCTGTAGAAACAGTTTGTAAGACTCCGCACGTCTAGCATTCGTAATAAATTTGTAGTTTATCTCATCGTGTGCTTTTCTCTTCCAACACTACTCGGAGTTTTTTTCAAGGAGGCCCGTGTTTTTGTGGGTTTAGATTTCTCCCATTTGTATTTTCTTTCTACTCTCAAACATGTTAGGGCATCCTACAGTTGGACTGGGCAAATTTGGCCTCTTAAATATCCGTGGATGCGTCCGACCAGTGTTCGGCGTGTCTGATTTGACTCCTTATTTGTTCGTCCACCCAGTCATGTCCTTCCCCTTTTTCCTTATATGTCAAGGCCCATGCGTGTGACTGGAGGagaagagagaaagaaaaacaataataaagaaataaaaatatgCTTTGTGGTGGGTCAAATCTTATGTGATGGACGCAGGACCAATGACCGGACACGACTGGACACTCCTCATACTCATCTTATACACAAGGGCAATATGAGGGGTGTCGGACAACCCGCGCATTTATGAAGGCTTTGAGGGGTTCGATTGGGTCAACTCTTTTCTTCTCTCTCCTGTCCGATCAAGTAGGTCGGGgggtggggtgattagactacttgatcaaataaaaacctagtcttttcccaattttagttcttggcaagtTTTAGCAATTCTCACAAGTCGAGCAACACGCTACACGTGCAAGTCTAGATAGTAGGCATCGAAAAGTAAGGACTTTTCATATGAATGTAATGGAGGGGTCGGAGAAAACGAAACACAATGAAGACACGGTGATTTTTTTGCGTGGTTgcgatagatggtgctatcgtacgtgcacgttgatggagacttcaacccacaaagtgtaacggctgcgcgagtccacgaagggctccacccacgaagggtccacaaagaagtaACATTGTCTATGCCATCATGGCTTCCGTCCACGAAGGACTAGTCTCACTCGGGGTAGATCTTTAAGAAGcacgcgatctccttgcccttacaaactccttggttttgtgggaaatatgccctagaagcaataataaaattgttattatcaTACTTTCTTGTTCTTGATAAGTGTTTATTCTACATGCTTTAATTGTATTGACgtgaaacttaaatacatgtatggatacataaacaaacaccgtgtccctagtgagcctctactagaatagctcgttgattaaagatggttaagattttctaaccatgaacatgagttgtcatttaataagGAGATCATAtatttaggagaatgatgtgatggacataccCAATCATAAGCTTAGCATCTAATCGTGTCACTAAGTTCAAATTGCCATAGCTTTATTAATGTAAAGTATCtattccttggaccatgagatcgtgccacTCCCTAATACCGGAAGAATGCTTTGTGGGTGTCAAATGTCACTTTGTatgtgggtgattataaaggtgctattCAGGTATTTCGGAAGGTATTGGTggtatggatcgagactgggatttgtcactccatgtccggagagatatctctaggccctctcggtaatagaaCATCCTAAGTAGCTTTCAAGCATGTGACTAATGTGTTTAGTCATGGCGATATTGTATTATAGAACGATTAAACAGAAATTGCTAGGtaatgagattgaattaggtatggtgataccaatgatcgaatttcgggcaagtaaaaTATCGCGAGACAAAGGGAATGGAATACATGATTGTTtcaatcctcgacattgtggttcaaaccgataaatatcttcgttgaATTCATTATGGGCATCCAGGTATCGCTAATGATTATAGATGGGAGAAGTTCTCTCGATCATGTCCGCAtcttctcgaacctgtagggtgaCACGTAACGTTCTGTAATGCTAGGGTAGTAATGGGATATTCCTAATGGTGATACCAAAGATACTTCAGAGTCTCAGATGGGATCCGGGATATCACGAGGAGATTcagaatggtccagagataaagtttCATGTAAGGAAAGCGGTGTTCAAGGTTCCAGAAAATGTACGGGAtttttcgatattgtaccgggaaggttctggagtggggctcACCTGCATGGAGGGACCCACATGGACATGGGTAGTGGAGCACCAAGATCCACCCTAAAAGAAATAGGATtgttgtgacacccccgattcaatcgtacactaatcatgcatgcaaacgtgtacgatcaagatcagggactcacgggaagatatcacaacacaactctaaaaacataaataagtcatacaagcatcataatacaagccaggggcctcgagggctcgaatacaagtgctcgatcatagacgagtcagcggaagcaacaatatctgagtacagacataagtaaacgagtttgccttaagaaggctagcacaaactgggatacaaatcgaaatgggcgcatgcctcctgcctgggatcctcctaaactactcctggtcatcgtcagcggcctgcacgtagtagtaggcacctctagtgtagtagtcgtcgtcgacggtggcgtctggctcctgggctccaacgtctggtggcggcatccgagaagaagaggaaaacgggggaaaagagggagcaaagcaaccgtgagtactcatccaaagtactcgcaagcaaggagctacactacttatgcatgggtatatgtgtaaggaggcaatgtcggtggactgaactgcagaatgccagaataaaagggggatagctagtcctatcgaagactacgcttctggcagcctccgtcttgcagcatgaagaagagagtagattgaagtcctccaagtagcaacgcatagcataatcctacccggcgatcctcccctcgtcgccctgtggaaaagcgatcaccgggttgtgcgtggaacttgtctgggtgtgttttattaagtatccggttctagttgtcataaggtcaaggtacaactctgggtcatccttttaccgagggacacggctattcgaatagataaacttccctgcaggggtgcaccacataacccaacacgctcgatcccatttggccagacacactttcctgggtcatgcccggcctcggaagatcaacacgtcgcagccccacctaggcacaacagagaggtcagcacgccggtctaaatcctatgcgcgcaggggtctgggcccatcacctattgcacacctgcacgttgcgagggcggccggaagcagacctagccccctaatACAAGaggaggcgttccagtccaatccggcgcgcgccgctccgtcgctgacgtcaagaaggctt is a window encoding:
- the LOC123045396 gene encoding 60S acidic ribosomal protein P2A, encoding MKFIAAYLLAYLSGNASPSAEDLTSILESVGCEIDNEKMELMLSQVKGKDITELLAAGREKFAAVPSGGGGVAVSAAAPAAGGAAAPAAESKKEEKVVEKEESDDDMGFSLFD